The genomic window GAAGTCGACGCGGGCAACGAGGTCGCGGTCGTCGTCTCGGCCATGGCCGGGGTGACCAACCAGCTCGTCGCCTATGCGCGCGAGATGAGCGTGCTGCATGACGCGCGGGAATACGACGCCATCGTCGCGACCGGCGAACAGGTGACAAGCGGCCTCCTCGCGATGGCGCTGCAAAATCTCGGTATCAACGCCCGATCGTGGCTCGGCTGGCAGCTACCGTTCAAGACCGACGGCGTGCACAGCAAGGCGCGGATCGAGAGCATCGAGACCGCGGAGATCATCAAGCGCTTCGAACAGGGCCAGGTCGCCGTGCTGGCCGGTTTCCAGGGCATCGGCCCGGACAACCGGATCACCACGCTGGGTCGCGGCGGCTCAGACACCACGGCGGTCGCTCTGGCGGCGGCGCTGAACGCGGACCGCTGCGATATCTACACCGACGTCGACGGGGTCTATACGACGAACCCGCGGATCGTGCCCTCGGCGCGGAAGATCGAAAAGATCACCTACGAGGAAATGTTGGAACTGGCCTCGCAGGGGGCCAAGGTACTGGAGACGCGCTCCGTCGCGCTCGCCATGCGGAACAATGTCAGGCTGCAGGTGCTCTCGAGCTTCGTCGACGCTCCCGGCACCCTGATCTGTGATGAGGATGAGATCGTGGAACAGAATGTCGTCAGCGGCATCGCCTACAGCCCCGAAGAGGCAAAAGTCACCGTGCGCCACGTGCCGGACCGTCCGGGCGTCGCCGCCTCCATCTTCGGCAGCCTCGCCGACGCGGCGGTCAATGTGGACATGATCGTCCAGAACGTGACCGAGGACGGCAACACCACGGACATGACCTTCACCATCGGCAAGACCGATCTGGAACGTGCCAAGCAGGTGCTTGAGAAGCTGCGCGACGAACTCGGTTTCCGCGAGATCAATGCGGATCCGAATGTCGCGAAGGTCTCCGTCGTTGGCGTCGGCATGCGCTCGCAGCCGGGCGTCGCGAAGACCATGTTCCGCACGCTCTCCGACAAGGGAATCAACATCCAGGTGATCTCGACCTCAGAGATCAAGGTCAGCGTCCTGATCGCCGCCGAATATACCGAACTCGCGGTCCGCGCCCTTCATACCGCCTACGGCCTCGACGGCCCGCCGGCAAGCTGACCCGATGACGGCGGCGGTCGAGCATAACGGCTTCGGCCGCAACTCCCGCTCCATGTTGCGCCGCCTGCGCGACGTGATGGCGGAGGCACGCGCGCCGCAGGACCGTCTCGACAGCATCACCTCGATCATTGCCGCCGACATGGCGGCGGAGGTCTGCTCGATCTACGTCCGCCGCTCGGACAACCTGCTCGAACTCTCGTCGACAGAGGGCCTCAACAAGGACGCGGTCCACCGGACCCTGATGCATTTCGGCGAGGGTCTCGTCGGGGACATCGCCGCTCGGGCCCAGTCGCTCGCCCTCTCCGACGCACAGTCGCACCCGAAATTCGCCTACCGGCCGGAAACCGGTGAGGAGATCTACCAGTCGCTCGCCGGCGTGCCCGTCATGCGTGCCGACCGGGTCCTGGGCGTACTCGTGGTTCAGAACCGGTCCCGGCGGCAATATTCCGACGAGGAGATCGAGACCCTCGAAACCTTCGCCATGGTGCTGGCCGAACTGCTCGCCAACGGCGTGTTCGGCGATCAGGCCCCGAAGCACGACACGCCGCTCCGGCTCGCCGGCCAGACCGTCGCGCCCGGGATCGGAATCGGCGTCGCCTATTTCCACCAGCAGAGCACGGCCATCCGCCGTGTGGTCGCCGATAACCCGGCAGTCGAGAAAGACCGGCTGGAAACCGCGATGCGGGAAGTCCGCGATCACATCGACACACTGCTCGCGGCACCGGACCTCGCCGAGGTCGGCGAGCACCGGGACGTGCTCGAGACCTTCCGCATGATCGCGCACGATCGCGGCTGGCTGACGCGGATGAACGACGCCATCGACAACGGTCTGACCGCCGAGGCGGCGGTGCAGCGCGCCCGTGCCGACATGCGGGCGCGGCTCGGATCGGTGCAGAACCCCTACCTTCGCGAGAGGCTCGCGGATTTCGACGATCTCGCCAACCGCCTGCTCTCAAGACTCGCGGGCGAGGAGGAGAACGGCGACGCCGCGGCGATCGCCGAGGATCAGCCCTATGTCGTCGTGGCCCGCTCCATGGGGCCGGCAGAACTCCTGGAATACGACCGCCACAACCTGACGGGGCTCGTGCTCGAGGAAGGCTCTGCGACCGCGCATGTCGCAATCGTGGCCCGTGCGCTCGATATCCCTGTCCTCGGCAACATTCCGGGCCTGCTGAGCGAGGTCAATCCGGGCGACCGTCTGATCGTCGACGCCGACAACAATCAGGTCCTGCTGCGGCCCACCGAGGACGTGCAGGAGTATTTCCATGCCGGCCTGAAGGCGCGCGCGGAGACCAAGGCCCGCTACCAGGCCCTGCGGGATCTGCCGGCCCGAACCCTCGACGGCGTGGACGTCACGCTCCTGCTGAATGTCGGATTGATGTTCGACCTGCAGCAACTCGACGCGACCGGTGCGGCCGGGATCGGGCTCTACCGCACCGAGATCCCGTTCATGGTCCGGCGCGACATTCCCGACGTCGAGCAGCAGACGGACGTCTACCGCCGGGTGCTGGAAGCCGCGAATGGCCGCCCGGTCACTTTCCGGACTCTGGATGCCGGCGGCGACAAACACATCCAGGCCTTCGATCACGATCCGGGCGACAACCCGGCGCTCGGCTGGCGCTCGCTCCGGATCTCGGTCGACCATCCGAGCCTGCTGAGAAACCAGCTCCGCGCGATCTTCCGCGCCGCGGCGGGCGCGCCCGTCGATCTGATGTTTCCGATGGTCTCCACGGTCGCGGAATTCGATGCCGCGCGGGCGATCCTCGACAGGGAACTCGAACGCGCCATCCGCCATGGGGCCCCCTTGCCGAGAAACCTTCGCCTCGGCAGCATGCTCGAAGTGCCGTCACTTGCATGGCAACTTCCCGAGATCTTGAAGCGGGTCGATTTTCTTTCAGTCGGCAGCAATGATCTGCAGCAGTTCTTCTTCGCCGCCGACCGTGGAGACCAGCGGGTGACACATCGCTACGATCCAGTCTCCGTGCCTTTCCTCAGGCTGCTGAAACAGATCGCCGATGCCTGTCATGAAATGGATAAGCCATTGACTCTCTGCGGAGAGATGGCGGGCTCGCGGATCGGCGCACTGGCCCTGATCGGCATTGGCTATCGCCGCCTGTCGATGGCTTCGGCCTCTATCGGCCCCGTAAAAGAGACCGTAAGAGCAATCAATTACACCGATCTCGAAACATTTATGTCTAATTTATTGAAATCACGAGAAGGCCGTCTTGTGGAACATCTCAAGGCGTTTTCACGGGATCATCAGATACCCGCCTGAGTCTTAAGTTCGAAAAATTCGAATAGAACGTTGATTCATTAGACAATTTAATCTAACTTGGCACCTAGAGCCTGGTTACTCCGTGGTGCTCCTGCGAGTTTTACTCAGTAGTCGCGCCAGAAATAGCGTGGTCGGGCGGATGAAATATTCGCGGGCAATTAGGTCGTGGATGAGATGAGCACAAAGGCGAAGTTAAGACTCCGGCACATCGAAGATGCCGACAAGTCAAAAGCCGTGAACGTCACGCCCGAGCCGACGGCGCCGAAACTTGTCGCCTCGAAGCCGCTTGTTGCCGA from Nisaea sediminum includes these protein-coding regions:
- a CDS encoding aspartate kinase encodes the protein MARIVQKFGGTSVADIERIRNVALRVKKEVDAGNEVAVVVSAMAGVTNQLVAYAREMSVLHDAREYDAIVATGEQVTSGLLAMALQNLGINARSWLGWQLPFKTDGVHSKARIESIETAEIIKRFEQGQVAVLAGFQGIGPDNRITTLGRGGSDTTAVALAAALNADRCDIYTDVDGVYTTNPRIVPSARKIEKITYEEMLELASQGAKVLETRSVALAMRNNVRLQVLSSFVDAPGTLICDEDEIVEQNVVSGIAYSPEEAKVTVRHVPDRPGVAASIFGSLADAAVNVDMIVQNVTEDGNTTDMTFTIGKTDLERAKQVLEKLRDELGFREINADPNVAKVSVVGVGMRSQPGVAKTMFRTLSDKGINIQVISTSEIKVSVLIAAEYTELAVRALHTAYGLDGPPAS
- the ptsP gene encoding phosphoenolpyruvate--protein phosphotransferase, translating into MTAAVEHNGFGRNSRSMLRRLRDVMAEARAPQDRLDSITSIIAADMAAEVCSIYVRRSDNLLELSSTEGLNKDAVHRTLMHFGEGLVGDIAARAQSLALSDAQSHPKFAYRPETGEEIYQSLAGVPVMRADRVLGVLVVQNRSRRQYSDEEIETLETFAMVLAELLANGVFGDQAPKHDTPLRLAGQTVAPGIGIGVAYFHQQSTAIRRVVADNPAVEKDRLETAMREVRDHIDTLLAAPDLAEVGEHRDVLETFRMIAHDRGWLTRMNDAIDNGLTAEAAVQRARADMRARLGSVQNPYLRERLADFDDLANRLLSRLAGEEENGDAAAIAEDQPYVVVARSMGPAELLEYDRHNLTGLVLEEGSATAHVAIVARALDIPVLGNIPGLLSEVNPGDRLIVDADNNQVLLRPTEDVQEYFHAGLKARAETKARYQALRDLPARTLDGVDVTLLLNVGLMFDLQQLDATGAAGIGLYRTEIPFMVRRDIPDVEQQTDVYRRVLEAANGRPVTFRTLDAGGDKHIQAFDHDPGDNPALGWRSLRISVDHPSLLRNQLRAIFRAAAGAPVDLMFPMVSTVAEFDAARAILDRELERAIRHGAPLPRNLRLGSMLEVPSLAWQLPEILKRVDFLSVGSNDLQQFFFAADRGDQRVTHRYDPVSVPFLRLLKQIADACHEMDKPLTLCGEMAGSRIGALALIGIGYRRLSMASASIGPVKETVRAINYTDLETFMSNLLKSREGRLVEHLKAFSRDHQIPA